The nucleotide window CTCCTCCTTGCTCTCGAAGAGCTCGGCCTTGGAACCGTCACATACACGCCCCCGAACCCCAAACCGGTCGAGGAGCTGTTGAACGCACCGAAGGACTACAAGCTCCAGACGATACTGCCCGTCGGCTACCCCGCAGACCCGAAGCCGAAGTACGAGAGGAGAAAGCTGGAAGAGGTGGTAAGCTTCAACGGCTTCTGAGGAGCCTTTCAAGTTCTTTCAAAACTCCCATCTGCTCGCGGGTCTCGACGGCACAGGGCCTCAGGGAGCGGACCTTTCTCAAAGCTTTCTCCAGGGAGAGGCCCTTCGAGTACATAAGCCAGGCAGTGGCTATCGTCCCACTCCTCCCACAGCCGCCGAGGCAGTGGATAAGAACCTTTTTGTTCTCCAGAGTTTTCGCCTCAATCCAGCGGAGGATTCCGAGGAGCTGGTTCAAGCCCGGAGCTGAGAAATCCTGAATGGGGCTGTGAAAGACCTCAACGCCCCGTCTCCGCCATTCGTCCAGGCTGTAGGGGAGCTCGAACCCCTCGACGAGAACCACCACCGCATCGAAGGTTCCGGCAACTTCGTCCATTTCTTCCAAAGCGGGCATCCGCGAGAATGCAACGTTATCGTCGACGAATCTGGCTGAGGGCATCTACCACACCCTTGTTCCCGGTAGAACTTCATCAGGGACCGGGATGAGGTAGACCCTTCCGTCCTCGTTCTCCGCAACCAGGAGCATGCCCTCGCTTTTAACACCCGAGAGTTCCCTGGGCTTAAGGTTGAGGAGGAATATGAACTTCTTACCTTCGAGTTCCTCCGGGTCGTACTGGTCGGCTATGCCGGTTATTATCGTCCTTAGTTCACTTCCGAAATCCACGTCGAGCTTTATCAGCTTTCTAGTGCGCCTCAGCTTTTCCGCCTTCCTTACGAGGCCGACGCGGAGGTCGAACTTCCAGAACTCGGAGACGTCGTAGAGCTCCATGGGATCACCCGAAGGAGTGAATGGAGCTCATGACTTAAGGGTTTCGATGCTCACCACCAAACTCCTGTCCATCTTCGATGACGCCACCAGCGTCCCGTTCTTCTCGAAGACCCAAGCCCCGCCCGGCGGGTAGCTGTTGACTATAAACGTCCTAACACCGAGGAGTTCGGCCCGCTCGGACATTGCCTTCACATCCTCCTCGTTTGGCTCGCCGTAGTCCGGGGAGTACTCCATCGGCACGAAGATGAAGTCCGGTCTCTTTTTCTGAACCCACTTCGCTATCCTCTTGTTGTACAGGTCGCCGCAGATGATTATCGAGACCTTCCCGAACTCGGTTTTAACCGTTCTGACGGTGTTGCCGGTGTAGAACCTCATCGGCTCTTGGAACTTGCGGTGCCTCAGCAGAACCTCACCGTTCCTGCCTATGAGAAGGGCAGAGTTGTAGACGCAGTTTTTGTAGGGTTCGAGAAGACCAAAGACGACGTAAACGCCCGCCTCCCTGGCAAGCCCGCTCACCCTCTCCAGGATTTCGCCGTAAAGTTCTGCCCCGCTGAAGTCCCACTCCTCAAAACCCGTCAGGCAGTACTCCGGGAAGACAACGAAGTCCGGGTCGTGTTGCAGGGCCTCCTCAAAGCGCTTCTCAAACTCCCGCCAGTTGGCCTCGAAGTTCCCAACCTCAACCTTCATCGGGATTAGAGCTACCTTCATTTTTCTCCCTCCTTGAGATGTATCCCTTCAAGCCGTCCAACGCAACCACCAGGATTCCAACCGCCACGAAGTTCCAGGGATCTCCTTCTTTTCTCCCAATGAGGTACAGAACCACAAACAGGAAAGCCAAGGAAATTGCCCTCTCGGCAGCTTTGCCAAGTTTGAGTTTATCAGAGGCAGCTAACGCCATTAGGTAGAGAGCCACAAGGAGGAAGTAGAACCTGCCAATGAAATAAGCCGGGAGGAAGAAGATGGCTATCAAGAAGACTGCTCCAAAAACTGCGAGGGCGTTTCTGAGGGAATTCTCCATCCCGTACACCTCGTCTGAATTTTGACTCACATGTAACTTTAAAAACTTTTTCCGGTTGTAATTCTGGAGGTGCCCAGATGAGAACCCACTCCTTCGGCGCTGAGACCGTTCCAGTCGCTATGGCCGGCGATTTGCTCGTTGGAAGCGTCCACGACGGGAGAAACTACAAAATAATGCTGACGAGGATTAACGGAGAGGAGATAGTTGAGACTCGTTTTATATCTGGAGAAAATGACGGGGAGGACCACAGTATAGCGGAATTCAGAGATGGATATCTAATCGGCGGGGCCGTCGAAGGCGCTGCAACGCCCGACGGCGGCGAGGGCTGGAAGGCCTATCTGGCGGGGCTCGACGAAAGCCTAAACGTCCTCTGGGAGCTGAAGCTTAACGTTAGAAACAACGGGGCGGTCTATTCTATTCTTCCCGGGAGAGACGGGTTTTTCATTGCAGGTGAAACCGGAAAGCCCGGCGATAAGGGTTCTTCATCGGAAAGGTTTCCCCTGAGGGCGAGCTCCTCTGGCTGAGAGACTTCGGGAGCTGGGAGGATGCCGTCTTCACCACTCTGCTTCAGTCCGAGGATTCCCTTCTCATTATCGGGAGCGTTAAAGAGAACGGCTGGCAGGTTAAGTCATTTGATTTTGACTCCGATGGAGGGCTTCGCCACGAGGAAATCCTCACGGAAGGAATAGCCCTCACCGCCTGCCGCTGGCAGGAAAAGCTCGTCTTAGCAGGCTACCGTGGAGAAAACTTCCGGGTTCAGGTTGGAGAGCGGGAAATTCAGCTCGGCGAGGGAAGCGCCACCTCACTGCTGCCCGCAAAAGATAGACTCCTCGTTGGTGGTGAGCTCGCTGGAAAGGCCGTCCTGGTCGAGGTTTCCGGGGAAGGGGAGCCAAAGGTAAAGGAGCTCTGGAACGACGGCTGGGTGGAGGTGCTAAGGGAGGACATCGCCACCGGTGTGAGGAAAGGAGAGAAGATTGAGATGATATTTCAGTCAATCTAAGGCCGATACGCGTTCCATTTATTCTTAAATCAAAACAAAGAAGTCCATGTTTTCGTATGGTTGCTCAGTATGATCCTGTGAGGTGATGCCCATGCGTCCGATAGTGTTGAAGGGCGAAAAGGTTTCGCTTGGCGTGCTCCTGAAGGAGGATATGGAAAAGATATGGATGTGGAACAACGACCGTGAAGTCGTCAGGACACTTGCGGATCCCTCGGACGTCTCAACGCTTGAGGAATGGCACAGGTGGTACGAAAACCTGTCCCTAAAGAAGTCTTCAAAGAGGGCCTTTGCGATACTGAACGAGGGGAACAACCTCGTGGGGACCGTGATAGTGAGCAGGATAGACCTTCGGAATGGGACGGCGGAGATTGGCTACTTCCTGGGAAGGGAGCACTGGGGGAAGGGCTACGCCACCGAGGCCGTCAGGCTGACCCTTGAGTACTGCTTCCGGTACCTGAACCTGCGCAAGGTCTACGCCAAGACGTACGAAAACAACACAGCGTCAATCCGAGTTCTCGAAAAGAACGGCTTTAAGCTCGTTGGTAGGCTGAGGAAGCACGCACATACACCCGACGGATATGTTGATGTGCTCTTCTATGACCTGCTCAGGGAGGAATGGGAGAAATGAGACCCGTAATCCTAAAGGGTGAGAAGGTTTCCCTAGCTATACTCCTCCGTGATGACCTAAAGAAGAGCTGGGAGTGGTTTAACGAGAGGAGCACGGTTAGGAATCTCTTCAACTCGTCCTACTTCACGCTTCCCGAAGAGGAAGAGGAGTTCTACGAGGAGCTAAAAAAGAACAAGGAGAAAAGTCCCACTTTTGCGGTGATAGAAAACGAGAGCGGAAAGCTGGTGGGCATAGCCGGCTTCAACTGGATCAACTGGCAGGCAAGGTGGGGAGAGATACTCTACTACCTCTCGCCGGAGGAGAGGTGGAAGGGCTACGGGACGGAGACCGTTAAGCTCCTCTGCGAATACGCCTTCGCTCATCTCAACCTCCGTAAGGTCTGGGCGAAGGTTCACGCCAACAACAAAGCATCGATCAGAGTTCTTGAGAAAAACGGCTTTACTCTCGCCGGCAGGCTGAGGGAGCACATCTGGAGCGATGGGAAATACCTCGACGAGCTGATTTACGAGAGGTTTAGAGGAAATACGAACACCCTTCAAAACAACCCGAACAGGAAAACTATTTATAACTCAAATTCCAAAAATCACCGGGGTTTCCCATGAGGCACGTCGAAATTATTGTTCCATTCCTCATTATACTTCTGATCACGATGTCAGGCGGATGCATCAGCAGCCCGCAGGGTGAGAAAACAGAAAGCCCGGTTATTGAGACGACCCACGAAGGCGTGGACGAACACATCCCCGAAAACACGTCCCCGCTGGAAGAAGCAAAAGCCACGTTCCCCTCTGGAACGTTCAAGCCGAAACGAGTGGACTGGTTCTCGTATTCTCCAGATGGCTCAATCAGCGAAGTGGTCTCCAGAATTTCAAAGAAATACAACGTTACTGAAAGCCCCGTGGACATGCCCCGGCCCCCTGGGAGCCTCTCAAGCTTTACCGGAACAGCTAATGGCATCGAGTTCGGCCTCTTTGCCTATCCCAATTCAACGGCAGCCAAAGAAGCCATGAAGTACGTGGTGGAACTCCTGAGGGAGAACGGCTTCCAGCAGGGAGCTGGAACCTTCTGGGAGAGGGGAAACGAGAGCTATACTGCCTTCTACACCTACGAGCGCTACTTCTACGTCCTGTTCGTGGCGAAAATCACAGGAGGGGACTCGGAAGAGAGGGCAAAGCTTCTCTCGGAATTCGCTTGGAGCATCATCACCATGGGGCCAAGCCCGGGCAAGGTTCTCGGCCTCTTCCTGCCGGTCAAAGTGGCCGAGGGCAGCTGGAGCGAGGAGAGGGGTTTGAGGTTCTCCGGCTACCTGGACGCCCTGGAGGGAACCGTTGAGGGAACCAACGTGAGTGCAGTTTTCCTTGTTTACCGGCCCCATGAGGGGAGGGAGGTTTACCTCCAGCTCAAGGAAGCTTTCCTAAATAACGGCTGGGTTGAGAGGGAGTACGTCAGCACATACACCCAGAACCCTGCTGGGAGCATGATGGCCGGCGACTACTTCGGGGCCGATGACACCGGGATCTACATCGAGCTGGCAAGAATTGCCGGTATGGAGCGCGTTACCCTGCTGTCCGGGAACCCGGAGGATGTCAAAGACCTCGTGGGCGCATTGTGGGAATGGTATGACCCTACTGGGGGGCTTTCCTTCGAGCGGGGAGATGACTTACCAAGGGGAGTGTTCAAGCCGGTCAGCGAGAGAGGTGTGAGGCCGGGAACGGTAATATCGATGGTCCTCGATGACCTCCGGAAGGACTTCAACATCACGACCGACTTCGTCGATATTCCCGAAGTCCCTGCGGCGGCCTGGTACACAGGCAGAACTGGCGACGTTGAGTTCATGCTCCTCGTTTATCCAAACGCTACAGCCTACCTCACCGCGCTCGACGAGCTGACCAAAAAGCTCCTGGCCGAGGGCTGGGAGAGAACCGACGACGGAAGGGAACCCTACGCGAGAACCTTCGCCCGGGATTCAGACACCCTAACGGTGTTCGTCCAGTACCGCTACAACCACTACCTCGCGATCGTCGTCAAGAAGCCCAAATACTCGACTAGCGATTTCTTCTGGCATGTGGTTGGCACGGGCGGAGCCAGTCCCGGTGAACTGCTCTCCTTTGGCAAACTGAGGAACGACGTGAAGCCCTGGAACTGGACGGCGGAGGAGGAACTAAGGTTCGACGGATACATATACAAGCTGGAGGGAAACGTTTCCTCCGGAGGCGCAAGGGCTGCGGTGCTGTTCTACCCCCACGGCCTCGGCCGGGAGGTCTATCTCCAGTTAAAGAAAGCGTTCCTTGAAACGGGATGGGTCGAGAGGGACTACGTCGAGCTTCCGTCCCACGATGAGAGGAGACACCTAGTGACCAACGACCTCTTCGAGAAAAACGGAAAAGCGGTTTACATTGAGATTTCCACCTACGGGGACATGGACGTACTGATACTGCTCTACGGAGACAAGTCAGGCGTTAAAACCTCCGCCAGGGCAATGTGGGAGTGAGAAGGGAAAGTGGCTATCTCATGGAAAACCTGAAAAGCATCTCCCTAAGCGGCGTGGACGGGTTGAAGTAGTTAACCAACTCCTCAACAATCTCATCCGGAAGGCCGCTCTCCACAAGTTCCCTCCTGAACCGCCGCTTCGCCCGATTTGATACCCTAACTATACCAGCCATCCTGAACGCCAGCACTGGCAGTCGAAGAAAAAAGTGAAAGAGCCCCAAGCTCACTCCTCCTTTCCATCATCTCCCCCCTGTCCCCCTGGGGGGCCCGGGAAGGTTATGTTTCCGAAGCCACCCTTCCCAAAGCTGGCCAAAATCTCCATGAGCTTCTTGCCGGGGTTTATCGCATCCATGTACTCCTTCGTCAGCTCAAGGGCCGCATCCCTGTCCATTCCAGCCTCGGCCAGGTTCTTGTAGAACTCGGCCACGCTCCTGCCCATCGCCTGAACCCTCTCCGGGCTGTAGAGCTCGTTAAGGAGCTCCTTGAGCGGCACGAGGATGTCCTCTATCATGTCCCCTACCTTGTCCATGATGGCCGGGATTTTCTCAAGGTCCTTGTCGCCCTCGTAGGCCTCGATGAGGTCTTCCACGATCTCGGCCTTCTTTTTGAGGAGCTCGACCTCCTCCTCGGTCTTTGCGTTCCTTATCCCCTCGACCAGCTCGCCGAGGAGCTCCTCCAGCTTCTTCGGGGTTCCCATCTTTTCGTCCACCATCTCAACCACCTCAATAATCGTTAGTCTGATCAAACCTAATCGGCATTCCGATCATTTCGAGCCACTTTTTGACCACTTCGCGGGAGAGTGCATAGACCTTTCCCCTCTCACCGGGAACCTCGACAACGATGCCGAGCTCCATGAGTTCCTTCAATTTGACCCGAACGGTATTTCGCGAGGCCTTTCCGCGCCTGCCCTTCAGCTCCCGCGCTATCTGGCTCACGTTGGCCCTCTTCAGGTCGAAGAGAATCTGGACGATTTCACGCGATATGGGGTCATGCTTTATCTCAGGGACGGCAACTTCTATGCCAAGCCCGCCGTACTGGGCGTAGAGGTTGATGAGCCTCAGATAGGCCTGTGCCATCTGAGAAACCACCGCGAAGCTCTCCCTGAGCTCCTCAAGTGCCTTCCTGAGCTCCTGAACTTCCCTGGCAAGGTCTTCATCGGGCATGATTGTCCATAGAGTGGTCAATCATTTAGTCTTTCCGGTCAGGGGTGAGCATCTCGGTAATCCAGACGTAGCGGTTCGCCCTCTCGAACCGGCACTCCATCCCGAGCTTTTCACAGATTTTCCTCAGCCCCTCGAAGGTCGCAAAGTACTCGTCCTTTATCTCCTCGGTTATGTCGTCCTCCTCGGATATACGCCTCTTTTCCTCCTCAGATTCGAACATCACGTCGGCGATAAGGATCTTCCCCAGGGCTTAAGAACGCGAAGCATCTCCTTTATTGCGTCCTCCTTCTCCTCATTCGGCACGTGGTGAAAGGCGTAGGTGGTTATTACGGTGTCAGCTACTCCATCCTGCAGGGGAAGTGCCAGGAAGTGGCTGTCGAGCGGCTCGAAGCCGTGTTTCTCCCTGAACCTTTCGCGCATCCCGGCGGAGGGCTCAACGCCTACGTAGCTCTCAGAGTTGAGAAAGCGCAGGATGTTTCCGGTTCCGCAACCGACGTCAAGGACAAGTCCTTTAACCCGCTCGGCCACGAGTTTCAAGACCTTCCAGTAATCCTTGTGTATCCAGTCCTCCGCTGTTACATCCTCGTCGTAGCTTTCGGCCCAGTTGTCAAAGTCCCAGCGCTCCATGAGGATACCCCCAAAACCTCGCCTCAGCTTGATAGCCTCTGCGTCAGGTTGAACAGCCTCTCCGCGCGGGCGGGGGACAGTTCACCCACCCCTCCGTTTTCGAGCACCGCACCCAGTTCTCTTGAGATTTCATTGAGGAGTTTCACGTCGTCCGAGAGCACTTCATCGGGATTTGGACTGTTCATGGCCGTGTGGAGGTAGACCTCCAGATTACTGGCCGCCACATGGAGCCTCCAGTACCTCTCATCTTCATTCAGCAGATAGAGGGAGAACGCTGCCTTTTCCATCATTACGGAGCAGTAGGCATACCGGCTCACCCTTTCCCTAAGGACGTCTTTGCTTACGTTGTTTTCGAGCATGATTCCGAGGGCATTCATCTCTTCAAGGCAGAACAGGGCGGTGTTGGAGATGGCCATTAAGCCCCTCTCAGCATCATCAACCTCTGTCTTCTTCTCGTGGTATGCGTAGCCGAGGGAGGCGGAAACGATGAGGAGCACTGAGATGATGATTAACGCGAGATGCCTCATTAACACCACCAAACGTAATAACGAAAGGTGCTTAAAAGGGTTTTTCCAAATGAGGCAACGGGTGGTGGTATGGAACCTCTCATAAGGGAAGCCAGACCTGAGGATAAACCCTTCATCGAGGAGATTGCACAGCTAACATGGGGTGGTGAGGATTACCTTGCGAGGGTCTTCGACGAGTGGCTCGGAGATAACTTCTACGTCCTTGAGCTTGATGGTAAGGTCATCGGGACGGCAAAGCTCACGCTTTTGCCTGGAAAGGTCGGCTGGCTCGAAGGCCTCAGGGTTCATCCGGACTACAGGGGCAGGGGCTACGGGAGGAAGCTCCACGGCTTCATGCTGGATCTCGGTAAGAAGTTCGCCCGCGAGGGGAAGGTAGATGCTCTGGAGTTCGCGACCTACTTCCTCAACCGCGAGAGCATAGCAATGGCAGAAAGAACAGGCTTTCACATCAAGGCCAGGTTCTTTGTCTTGGGGGCTAAAACTGAAGAGTTTGGGCCTGAGGAGCCGGAGCGAGTAGAGTTAGCACTTGAAGACCTCACCCTGGGTCTAATTCCCATCGGCTGGCGCTTTGCGAGGAGGAGTGAAGAAGCCCTGGACTGGATTAGAGAAAACGCGGAGCTCTACAACACCGACGGCTTCCACTTCTTGGTTCCCAAGAAGGGAACGACCTTCACACCCCTCAACATCGGCCTGGCAACACTAAAGGCCATGCTTCCAGCGATGGCGTGGGTTGCGAAGGAAAGGGGCAAGGAAGAGTTCGACGTAATGCTCCCGAGCGGGGTTAAACCCCTCCTGCCGGGCATTAAGAGACTCGGCCTTTTCCTCTGGGATGAGACCGAGGAGCCGAACGTGCTGGTGTTCAGAAAGAAACTCGTCTCCGAGTGAACGGTATGAAAACAATCCGTCTCGATAAAAGGCATCTAAATGGCTCTGGGCTTTGCATTTTTCTTGAAGAGGGCCAGTTAAATGCCCGGAAAACGTTTTAAGCCCCCGACTATAATCTGAACGGGGTTTCAGATGCGCTGGAGTGAGATTCCAAAGGACGCCAAGGCGTACATGCTCTACCACACCCTCATAGCACCCGGCCTAATCGTCTGGATACTCTTCCCGCTCTACCTCATGGAGACAGGCTACTCCATTCTTGAGGTCGGGGCGTTCTTTACCGCTGTAAACATCATCTCGATTCCTCTAACGTATCTCTTCGGCAGGCTCTTCAACAGATGGGACATCAAGAAGGGGCTGATTGTAATAGATGTCCTCGACGGCATCGCCTACGTCCTCTACGGCCTTGCGAAGGGTGCAGTTGCTCCCCTCATGCTCTTTGCCGGAAGGACTGTGGAAAAGCTCTCGACGGTGCTCTATCCTCTCTACCGTGCTTACGAGCAGATAATCTATCCTGAGGACAAGTACGAGGAGATATTCGCCTGGCACCTGCGCCTTCCGGAGATAGCAAGGCTGATAACCTTTCCCATCCTCGGCTACATCTTCGGCTACCTCTACCCCGGCGCGGAGAACTACCGCTGGGCCTTCATCTTCTTCGGTCTGTTCTCGGTGATAACGGTGGCATACATCTGGCGCTTCCTGCCCTCAGCAGGCCGGGAGGAGCGCATTACTCCGGAGGGCTTCACGTTTAGGGCCGGAGAGTTCAAGCTCCTGCTGGCGTTCGAGGCTTTGCTGACCCTCGCCTGGGAGCTTGCGCCCGAGATAGTGCTGATAAACTACGTCGTCTTCGTGCTTAAGAAAACCGTCTTTGAGATAACGCTCATAGCCTGCGCGAGCAGTCTGGCCTCAATAATCGGTACCTACGCCAGCGAGAGGGTTCCGAAGGGCAGGGGCTTCCAGGCCATCGGCGTGGGCATGTTCATAAACGCCTTCTACGCCTTAGTTATGGCGCTCTCACCACCCTTCTGGCTCGTACTGGTTATTTACGCGCTCTCAGACTTCGGCAACACCTTCTGGTTCCCCTTCTACCGCTCGTGGATGTTCAAACTTATCCCGAAAGAGGAGGCCAGCGAGTTCCACGCGGCGATATCGAGCTACAGAAAGGTCCTCGGCCTCTTCACGCCCTTTGTTGCCGGAGCACTGGCAAGCCTTCACGCGACTCTCCCGTACGCGGCGAGTCTGGTGCTGTTTTTGGCGGCCGGAGCTATGTTCTGGTGGCTGGCTGGGAAAGGTATTTATCCAAAAACCGCGAGTTAGGGATGTGATAGAAATGAGCGAGGTTGTGATTTCGAAGAGGGACGTGCTGGCCCACGAGAGGCTGAGGGTAATCTCCGAGCTTGCACCTATACGCGAGAAAATCAAGCTATTTGAGGAGAAATACGGGACGAAGTTTGAAGAGTTCGAGAAAAAAATCAAAAGCTCGGAGGAGTCTTTCGAGGCATGGGACGACTACATTGAGTGGAAAGCCTACGTGAAGAAACTGGAAGAGCTTAAAAGCAGGCTCAGGGAGATTGAGCATGCTCAGAGAGTTAGAGTTGCTTGAGAAGAGCTTAGCAGTCAAAAGCTACGAAATTCTAGACTACAAGGAGGGGGACAGTTTTTACTTTCTGAAAATCAGGGTAGAACTAATAGATGGAAGCGTTCTTTACGTCAGGGAATTTGTATCGGAAGAAGATTACAACTACTCTTTCCAATGGCAGAAAAACGGAAAACTTATAGTCCGCTGGGACAACGCGCCCCATCACAAAAACGTAGAAACGTTTCCACATCATAAGCACGTCGGTTCCAAGGATAACGTTCGGCCTTCCAAGGAGGTTTCACTGGAGGACGTTCTGAGGGTCATTGAAGAAAAATTGAAGACATAGGGAACTCAAAACTCCGGAATCCTTATCGGCGCTTGCAACTCCTTCTCGTTCTTCTCAAGGTTCGTCGCGAGCATCTTTATCCGTTCGCAGCCCTTTATCTCCCTGATGAACTCGGCCACACTCTTCGGCACGAGCTCCTCCCACGGCTTTCCCTCAATCATGCGCTTCCTTATTTCTGTGGCAGAGAGGATGTCCTTCCTGAACATCGGCTGGACGATGACCTCATAGCCCTTCTCGCGGAAGAGCTGGGCAACCAGGGAGTTGCCGGTGAAGACGACGTCGAAGCTGGGAACCATGCTCACCACGTAGGTCGCCCAGATGGCGTTGAAGTTTATGTCCGGGAGCGGAATCAGGTAGTAGCGCTTGTCCATACCGGCCTCGTTAAGGGCGCGAATCAGCATCTCCATCCTCTCACTCGTCGTAAAGGGGTTCTTTAGAGTATGGCTCGCCTGGGCGCTTCCTATACCAATGATTACCTCATCAACCTGCGAAAAAACGAATTCGAGAGCCTTTATATGGCCGTTGTGGACCGGCTGGAACCGGCCGACGAAGAGGCCGCGCTTGACCATTCAATCACCTCCAATCAACCTAACCCTCACCTTATCTCCAACCATCAGACCGAGCTTTTGGGCGGCACTCCCCTGGTTGACGGCTATCTCAAGGTAGTCGTGGCTTCCTGGGAGAGCCAGCAGTTCGCCGGGCTTCACCTGGCCGTAGGTGTCGAGGTAGGGAATGCTCAAGCCGAAATCGGTGAGCTCAACGGCCTTTGGCTTTCCGTAGTTCTCGAGGTTGAGGATAACGTTGCCAAAGTCGTCAATGTAGAGTACCGTGAGCAGCCAGTAGTCCCCTTCGCGCCTCGGCTCCACGTCGAGCCTGACGAGACTTTCTAGAGGAATTTCGGTTCCTATCTGGCCTGGCTCAATGCCGGCGTCGAGGAGCGCCCCCGCAGGACCGAACACATCCCTCCCGTGGAAGGTCGAGCTTACCTCCCACTTCGTG belongs to Thermococcus camini and includes:
- a CDS encoding protein-tyrosine phosphatase family protein, giving the protein MPSARFVDDNVAFSRMPALEEMDEVAGTFDAVVVLVEGFELPYSLDEWRRRGVEVFHSPIQDFSAPGLNQLLGILRWIEAKTLENKKVLIHCLGGCGRSGTIATAWLMYSKGLSLEKALRKVRSLRPCAVETREQMGVLKELERLLRSR
- a CDS encoding methionine--tRNA ligase subunit beta; its protein translation is MELYDVSEFWKFDLRVGLVRKAEKLRRTRKLIKLDVDFGSELRTIITGIADQYDPEELEGKKFIFLLNLKPRELSGVKSEGMLLVAENEDGRVYLIPVPDEVLPGTRVW
- a CDS encoding carbon-nitrogen hydrolase family protein, with amino-acid sequence MKVALIPMKVEVGNFEANWREFEKRFEEALQHDPDFVVFPEYCLTGFEEWDFSGAELYGEILERVSGLAREAGVYVVFGLLEPYKNCVYNSALLIGRNGEVLLRHRKFQEPMRFYTGNTVRTVKTEFGKVSIIICGDLYNKRIAKWVQKKRPDFIFVPMEYSPDYGEPNEEDVKAMSERAELLGVRTFIVNSYPPGGAWVFEKNGTLVASSKMDRSLVVSIETLKS
- a CDS encoding GNAT family N-acetyltransferase, which gives rise to MPMRPIVLKGEKVSLGVLLKEDMEKIWMWNNDREVVRTLADPSDVSTLEEWHRWYENLSLKKSSKRAFAILNEGNNLVGTVIVSRIDLRNGTAEIGYFLGREHWGKGYATEAVRLTLEYCFRYLNLRKVYAKTYENNTASIRVLEKNGFKLVGRLRKHAHTPDGYVDVLFYDLLREEWEK
- a CDS encoding GNAT family N-acetyltransferase, with product MGEMRPVILKGEKVSLAILLRDDLKKSWEWFNERSTVRNLFNSSYFTLPEEEEEFYEELKKNKEKSPTFAVIENESGKLVGIAGFNWINWQARWGEILYYLSPEERWKGYGTETVKLLCEYAFAHLNLRKVWAKVHANNKASIRVLEKNGFTLAGRLREHIWSDGKYLDELIYERFRGNTNTLQNNPNRKTIYNSNSKNHRGFP
- a CDS encoding winged helix-turn-helix domain-containing protein — translated: MPDEDLAREVQELRKALEELRESFAVVSQMAQAYLRLINLYAQYGGLGIEVAVPEIKHDPISREIVQILFDLKRANVSQIARELKGRRGKASRNTVRVKLKELMELGIVVEVPGERGKVYALSREVVKKWLEMIGMPIRFDQTNDY
- a CDS encoding class I SAM-dependent methyltransferase, which translates into the protein MERWDFDNWAESYDEDVTAEDWIHKDYWKVLKLVAERVKGLVLDVGCGTGNILRFLNSESYVGVEPSAGMRERFREKHGFEPLDSHFLALPLQDGVADTVITTYAFHHVPNEEKEDAIKEMLRVLKPWGRSLSPT
- a CDS encoding GNAT family N-acetyltransferase, which encodes MEPLIREARPEDKPFIEEIAQLTWGGEDYLARVFDEWLGDNFYVLELDGKVIGTAKLTLLPGKVGWLEGLRVHPDYRGRGYGRKLHGFMLDLGKKFAREGKVDALEFATYFLNRESIAMAERTGFHIKARFFVLGAKTEEFGPEEPERVELALEDLTLGLIPIGWRFARRSEEALDWIRENAELYNTDGFHFLVPKKGTTFTPLNIGLATLKAMLPAMAWVAKERGKEEFDVMLPSGVKPLLPGIKRLGLFLWDETEEPNVLVFRKKLVSE
- a CDS encoding MFS transporter, coding for MRWSEIPKDAKAYMLYHTLIAPGLIVWILFPLYLMETGYSILEVGAFFTAVNIISIPLTYLFGRLFNRWDIKKGLIVIDVLDGIAYVLYGLAKGAVAPLMLFAGRTVEKLSTVLYPLYRAYEQIIYPEDKYEEIFAWHLRLPEIARLITFPILGYIFGYLYPGAENYRWAFIFFGLFSVITVAYIWRFLPSAGREERITPEGFTFRAGEFKLLLAFEALLTLAWELAPEIVLINYVVFVLKKTVFEITLIACASSLASIIGTYASERVPKGRGFQAIGVGMFINAFYALVMALSPPFWLVLVIYALSDFGNTFWFPFYRSWMFKLIPKEEASEFHAAISSYRKVLGLFTPFVAGALASLHATLPYAASLVLFLAAGAMFWWLAGKGIYPKTAS
- a CDS encoding toxin-antitoxin system TumE family protein; the encoded protein is MLRELELLEKSLAVKSYEILDYKEGDSFYFLKIRVELIDGSVLYVREFVSEEDYNYSFQWQKNGKLIVRWDNAPHHKNVETFPHHKHVGSKDNVRPSKEVSLEDVLRVIEEKLKT
- a CDS encoding nicotinamide-nucleotide adenylyltransferase, translated to MVKRGLFVGRFQPVHNGHIKALEFVFSQVDEVIIGIGSAQASHTLKNPFTTSERMEMLIRALNEAGMDKRYYLIPLPDINFNAIWATYVVSMVPSFDVVFTGNSLVAQLFREKGYEVIVQPMFRKDILSATEIRKRMIEGKPWEELVPKSVAEFIREIKGCERIKMLATNLEKNEKELQAPIRIPEF
- a CDS encoding SAM hydrolase/SAM-dependent halogenase family protein, which encodes MITLTTDFGLKGPYVGEMKVAMLRVNPNARLIDVTHSIRRHSIVEGSFVMEQVVKYSPEGTVHVGVIDPGVGTERRAVIIEGEQFLVVPDNGLATLPLKHLKARKAWEIDLEKVKRFTKWEVSSTFHGRDVFGPAGALLDAGIEPGQIGTEIPLESLVRLDVEPRREGDYWLLTVLYIDDFGNVILNLENYGKPKAVELTDFGLSIPYLDTYGQVKPGELLALPGSHDYLEIAVNQGSAAQKLGLMVGDKVRVRLIGGD